GGCGCCCAGAACCAGTTCCCGGGCTCGTTCCAGCTCAACATCGACAACACGGCGCCGCAGCCGGCGACGTCGTTCAACGTGCTCGCCGCGAACTTCACGGCGATCCCGGGCTCGCAGGTCGGCTTCATCGGCGGCGCGTTCAACGTGAACGACCCGGCGGTGACGTTCGCCAGCCGTAACTTCGGTCCGACGTTCGCCGGTGGCGTGACGGTGAACAACGACTTCGGCGGCGTGGACCGCGTGACCACGACGTACTTCGCGCAGCTCATCGCGAACCTGTCGTCGCTCACGGCTGCGAACGTCTTCACGGGCGGCACGCAGTTCTCGAACGGCTCGCAGCTCGCGGCGGCGAACCAGAACACGGCCTACGCGGCGATCGCCCGCTTCACGGACGTGCTCGGCAACAGCCGCAACCAGCTCGTCGAGCAGGGCGCCATCACGCTCGACGCGAACGGCCAGATCGCCGCGCAGGGCACCCCGGTGACCTTCGGCGTCGACCTGTCGGCTCCGACGATCTCGGTCCCGAACGCGTCGACGATCAACGGTGTGGTCGTCAACGCGGCCAACCAGGGCACGGCCCCGAACTCGATCAGCCTCGCGTACTCGGACGACATCGGCTTCGGCGCGACGCCGATCCAGGTGCTCGGCACGCAGATGCGCCGCGCGAACGAGAACCCGGCCAACGGCGTCAGCACGTACTGCTTCACGGGTGTCGACGGCGCGGGCAACGCGGTGTTCAACACCCAGAGCACGGCCCAGACGGGTCTGGCTTGCGGCTTCGTCTCGATCGCCGGGACGGCGGCCATCAACCTGAGCAACACGGCGACCGGCCAGTACGACTTCCGGATCCGCACGCGTGACCAGGCTGGCAACCAGAGCACCGAGGTGAACGTCACGCGCTACGTCGACATCATCCAGCCGGTCGTGGGTGGTGTGTCGCTGCCGCAGACGCTCACGGGCAACGCGCCGGCCACGTTCACGACGGCCGCGACGGACAACCTGGAGCTCGGCTCGGGCTACGCCCAGATCGCCTACGCGGCGAACGCGGCCTACGGCACGGGCAACTTCCAGATCAGCTACACGCAGTCGCGCGTCACGCTCGGCTCGCCGTTCGGCACGATCACGGCGTCGGTCAACAACTCGATCGCCCTGAACGTCCCGTCGTTCATCCGCTCGGTCACGTTCGCCACGGGTGGCGTGCCGGCCGCGGTGAGCACGGCGAACCTGGCCCAGGCCATCGTCGCGGTCGTCGACGACGCGGCTGGCAACCAGGGCTCGCAGTCGGTGAACATCCCGCAGGCGAACATCTCGCTCGCGAACTTCGGGACGGGTGCGGCGGCTGGCACCGGTGCGAACATCTTCGACACCGGCAACCAGACGTCGGACATCAACGGCTTCGCGCTGACGTTCGCGAACAACGCGGCGGCCTTCCCGAACCAGCTCTCGCTGGGCGCCACGACCAACGCGCCGACCACCGGCACGTTCTCGGTCACGACGACGGGTCAGGTCAACGCCTTCATCAACCCGTTCGTCCGCGTGGAGCTCTACTACGCGCAGGTCGGCGGCCAGGCGACGTACCAGTTCCTCGGTACGGCTCCGGTGGGTATCGTGACCGACGTGCCGGCGAACGGCGCGACGGGCCGCACGATCACGTCGAACTTCGTCTTCACGCCGGTCGGCACCGCGCTCGCGCGCGGCGTGACCGCGAACACGTCGGTCCAGTACAACGTCATCGCGGTCGGCATCACGGCCAACGGCGACGCGCTGGTCTCGGCGCCGGTGACGGTGACGGTCATCCAGTAATCCCTCGCGGGATCGCTGAGTGACGGGGAGGGGCCCCGCCTTCGGGCGGGGCCCCTCTTCGCATCCCTGCCTTCCAACGACGAGCCCCCGGGCGCCACATGGCACCCGGGGGCTCGTCGTTCACACCGTCGCCGCGTCGTTCGGCGCTCGTTCACGCGCGGCGCCGCCGGGCGCAGCGGGTGGCGACGGCCCTGGCCCGCGGATAGCTTGCCGCCCGGGCGCCTCGCGTCGTGACGCCGCCGTCACGGCCGTTCGAATCGACAACGCCACAGCCAGCCCGCCTCGCGTGCCTCCGCAGCACTCCTTCGACGTCACGACCTCGGTCGACCTCCAGGAGGTCGACAACGCCGTCAACCAGGCGCAGAAGGAGGTCGGGCAGCGCTACGACTTCAAGGGCACGATCACCGAGATCGACTTCTCGCGAGCCGAGGCACACATAGTGCTCCGCGCCGCGAGTGACTTTCACATGCAGGCGCTGTTCGACGTCCTGCAGACGAAGCTGATCCGGCGTGGTGTGCCCGTGAAGAACCTCGACGTCGGGGAGCTGCGGCCCGCCGGTGACGACACCGTGCGCCGCGAGGTACGACTGAAGATGGCGCTCGACGCCGACACCGCCCGCAAGGTGGCCGCGGCGGTGAAGGCCGCGAAGCTGAAGAAGGTCCAGGCGAGCATCCAGGGCGAGCAGGTGCGCATCACCTCGCCCTCGCGCGACGAGCTGCAGGAGGTCATCGCCCTCCTCCGCCGCGAGGACTTCGGCGTCGAGCTGACGTTCGGCAACTTCCGATGATGCTCCGATGATGGCCGCCGGGAGTGGCGCGAGGATGCGCCGCGCCCGGCGCCTTACGGTCCCGTTCCGAGCTGGCGGCAGGACGGGCACTTCCACACCCCGCCACCCGAAGCACCCATGCGCCTGATTCGTCGTCCCTTCGTGGCGAGAACGCTCGCCCCGCTCGCCTTCGCGCTCGTCGCGGCGGCGTGCGACAACTCGTCCGAGCCGAGCACGCCCAGCGCGGTCACCTCGGTCACCACCAACCCGATCGCGGCCCAGGCGCGCGGCGTGGTGCCCGTGACGGTGCGCGTCACGGCCTCCAACGGCCGCGCGCTCGCCGGCCAGACGGTGACCTTCACGGTCGCCGGCGGCGGCGGCGCCGTCGCCCCGGCCACGGCCACCACCAACGACGCCGGCGACGCCACGACCCAGTGGACGCTCGGCGGCACGGTCGGCGTCCAGACGCTGAACGCGCAGGTGGGCAGCCTGACCCCGCTCACCATCACGGCGAACGTCACGGCGGGTGCGCCGGCGAGCGTCGCGGTGTCGGCCGGCAACACGCAGACCGGCGCGGTCAACTCCGCGCTCGCCACGCGCCCGGCGGTCGTCGTGCGCGACGCGGCGAACAACCCGGTCGCGGGCGTGACGGTCAACTTCACCGTCACCAGCGGCGGCGGCTCGGTCCCCGCCGGCACCATCATCACCGACGCGTCGGGCGTGGCCACCGGCCCGCAGTGGACGCTCGGGCCGACCGCGGGCGCGCAGACGCTGCAGGCGACCGTCCTCGCGAACGGCGTGACCGGCAACCCGGTGACGTTCACGGCGACGGCCACCGCGGGCGCGCCCTCGCAGATCCAGGCTACCCCGGCGACGCAGACGCAGACGGCGACCGCCGGTGCGGCGCTGGCGAGCGCGAACCTGCCCTCGGTCACGATCCGTGACGCGGCGGGCAACCCGGTGCCGAACGTCGCGGTGACGTTCGCCATCACGGGCGGTGGCGGCACGGGCACCGGCCTGACGGCGACGACGAACGCGCAGGGCGTGGCCACCATCGGCGGCTTCACCCTCGGCAACACGGCGGGCCCGAACACGATCACGGCGACCGCCGCCGGCGTCACCGGCAGCGCGACGTTCGTCATCAACGGGACCGCCGGCACGGCGGCGTCGGGCACGGTGGCGAGCGGCAACAACCAGGCGGTGCGCGCCGGCAGCACGCTGCAGGTCGGCCCCAGCGTCCGCGTCGTCGACCGCTTCGGCAACCCCGTCTCGGGCGTGACCGTGAACTTCGTCGTCACCAGCGGCGGCGCGAGCCTGCTCGGCGCGACGCAGACGACCAACGCGCAGGGCATCGCGACGGTCGGTGGCGTGACGCTCGGCGCGACGCCGGGCACCGCCACGATCGAGGCCCGCATCGCGGGCGTGACGACGCCGGTCGTCTTCACGGCCGTCGGCTTGGCCGGCGCGCCGGCGAGCATCACGCTCGTGAGCGGCGACTCGCTGACCGTGCAGGCGTTCAAGACGGCGACCGCGCCGTTCGTCGTGCAGCTGCGCGACAGCGCCGGCTTCCCGGTGCGCAACGCGACGGTGACGTTCACGATCGCGCAGGGTGGCGGCGGCACGCTGTCGTCGCAGACGGTGCAGACCGACTCGCTCGGCAACGCGCGCGTGACGTACACGGGCACGGGCATCGTCGGCACGACGACGGTCACTGCGGCGGTCGCCGGCTCGACGCTGACGCCGGTCGTCTTTACGGTGACGACGGTGCCGAACACGCCGGCGAGCGTGACGGCGACCACGCCGACGACCGTGACGGCCACCGCCGGCACCGTCGTCGCGAGCAGCCCGACGATCGTGCTGCGCGACGCCTCGGGCGCTCCGGTGCCGGGCGTGCAGGTGCTCTTCAACACGATCGGCGGTGGCGTGCAGTACCCGGTCGACACCACGGACGCGCAGGGCATCGCCAGCGCCGGCCAGTGGCAGCTCGGCGGCCAGCCGGGCGAGTACGTCGTCTCGGCGGTCGTGTCGTACCCGGGCGGCAACATCGCCGGCAACCCGGTGCGCTTCACGGCCAACGCGATCGCGGTGCCGACCAACATCGTCATCACGAAGAGCGCGGGCGACGCGCAGACGGCGGTCGCGGGCTCGATCCTGCCGACGCAGCCGGCGGTGCTCGTGACGTCGAACGGCGCGCCCGTCGCCGGCGTGACGGTGCAGTTCATCGCCAGCGGCGACGGCGTCGCGACGCCGATGTTCGTGCAGACGGACGCCAGCGGCATCGCGCGCACGTCGTGGCGCCTGCAGACCGGCGCCGGGCCGAACTCGCTGTCGGTGGTCGTGCCGGGCACCAGCGGGTCGGTCGTCTTCACGGCGACCGGCCAGTGATGCCCTAGCCCTCGCCGAGGGCAGGCCACGCGACGGGGCGGCACCGAGAGGTGCCGCCCCGTCGTGCTTTCGTCGCGTGCGGTGGCGCCTTGCCCGACGACTCGTGGCGGGCCAGCTTGCGCGGACGGGCAGGCGCGCGACGTGGTGTGCGGTCCGACGTTCCGCTCGGTCGCACCGTTCGATGTCACAGCTCCGCTCCGTCTCCGGACGCCTGCTCGCGGCACTGCTGCTCCTGACCGTCGCGGCGTGCGACGACGCCGAGATCCGGCCCGACTACCGCCTGGCGTCGAATCCGGCATCCGTCGCGATGAGCGTCGGTCAGCAGGTCGCGGTCGGCGTGCGCTGGGAGGGCCAGCCGCTACCCAACGCGGTCGTGACCTGGCGCGCGTCACCCGACTCGATCGTCGGCGTGGTCATCGGCGCCGGCGAGGTCGCGACGCTGATGGGGCGGCGAGCCGGCGCCACCGTCGTGACGGCGACGGCGACCGACGGACGCCAGCTGGTGAGCGCTCCCGTGTCGGTGACGGTCGCTCCGCGCGCATGCCAGCTGGGCGGCATCATGGTGTCGCCAGCGGCGGCAGCGGTCGTCGTCGGGGGGCGCGCCCACTTCACCGTGCCGCTGGTGCCGCCGCCGCCCTGCGGGTCCGCGGATGGACGCGTGGACTTCCGCATCGTGGATACGACCGTGGCATCGGTCGACACGCTGGGATCCGTGACGGGCCGCCGGATCGGCGTCACGACGCTGCTGGTCTCCCCACGCGGGAACCCCGGTATGACCGCGGCGGCGACCATCACCGTGGTCGGCGGCGGCAGCATCGATCCGACCCCTGTCGTCACGCCGAGCATGGTCGACGTCGTGGTGGGGGACACCGTGCGTCTGCGCGGCACGTTCCCGCGGTTCCCGAATGCTCCCACGGGATCCTCGGAGCTGCACTACCGGAGCGCGGACACCACCATCGTGACCATCACTCCCGACGGCCTGCTGCGAGCCGTACGGGTCGGTCAGACGCACGTGCGCGCGATCGCGGTCGCCGACAGCGCGTACTGGACCGCGGTGCCGGTGACGGTCCGCGCGCCCTGAGCCGCCGGCCATGCCGCGGAGCGGTTGAGCACGCGCGCGAAAACGGCTAAGTTGCGGATCCACCGCGACTTCCGGACGAGATCGGCAGCCTGCCGGTCCCGTCCGGCCCCGCCTGCTGCCGGTCCCGCCTTGAAGGTCGCCCTCCTCACCCTCGGCTGCGACAAGAACACCGTCGACTCCGAGCGCTACCTCGCCCAGCTCGTCGCGCACGGCGCCACGCCCACCGACGACGCGTCGGAGGCCGAGGTGATCCTCGTCAACACGTGCGGGTTCATCGACGCCGCCAAGCAGGAGTCGATCGACGCGCTGGTGCAGGCGGGGCAGCTGAAGATCGACGGCGCGTGCCAGGCGGTGGTCGCGGTGGGCTGCATGGTCCAGCGCCACAAGCAGGAGCTGGTGGAGGCGCTTCCCGAGGTCGATCTCTTCCTCGGCGCGTCCGACGTCGATCGGCTGGTGCCGGAGCTGGCGGCGCGCGGCGTCATCGCGCCCGATCCGATCGCCGAGCATCCGGGCGTGCGCCAGTACGCGGGCGACCTGCCGCACGTGCGCTACCTCAAGGTCAGCGAGGGGTGCGACCACGGCTGCGCCTTCTGCGCGATCCCGCTGATGCGCGGCAGGCACCGCTCGTTCTCGGGCGAGGACGTGGTGCGCGAGGCGCAGCTGCTGGAGCTGCAGGGCGCGCGCGAGATCAACCTCGTGGCGCAGGACCTGGCGCACTACGGGCGCGACCGCCGCGACGGCGTCCGCCTGCCGGAGCTGCTGGAGGCGCTGCTCCGCGAGACGTCGGTGAGCTGGTACCGCAACCTGTACCTCTACTCGACCGGCATAACGCCGCGGCTGCTCGAGGTGATCGCGGGCAATCCGCGCATCGTGCCGTACCTCGACATGCCCATCCAGCACGCGAGCGACGCGGTGCTGACGCGCATGCGGCGCCCCGAGCGTCAGCGCACGATCCGCGAGAAGGCGGCGCGCTTCCGCGAGGCGGTGCCCGGCGTCGCGATCCGCACGACGTGCATCGTCGGCTTCCCGGGCGAGACCGAGGACGACTTCCAGCAGCTGCTCGACTTCCTGGAGGAGACGCGGTTCGACCGCGTGGGCGCGTTCACGTACTCGCCGCAGGAGGGCACGCGCGCGTACGACCTGCCCGACGACGTCCCCGAGGTCGTGAAGCGCGAGCGCCTGGAGCGCCTGATGGAGCTGCAGCGCGAGATCACGGCCGAGCGCTACGAGGAGCGCATCGGGCGCGTGGTGCCGGTGCTGGTGGACCGCGCGGCGACCGACGAGGAGCCGGCGATGACGCGCGCGCCCTGGCAGGCGGACGACGTGGACGGCGTCACCTGGGTGGACACGGACGCGGCGCCCGGCAGCTTCGTCGAGGTGGAGATCGACGAGGTGGTGGACGACTACGACTTCGCGGCCACCGCACGTCGGGTGCTCGACGCGCCGGCGCCGGCCGCGCGGCGGTCGCGCGCCCTGCCGATGGTGGCGGTCGGCTCGTCGGTGGGTAGCTTCGGGCGGTGAGCCCGCGCTGAGCGTACGTCGAGCACGGGGCGGGTAACCGCCCGCCGATCACGGTCGTCCCTCCCGCTGGACCCCTCCAGCAACGATCGATGCCACACCACCCCCACCCGCGGCCGGCGCAGCGCGCGCCCTGGCGCCGCGTCCGCCCCCAGTCGCCGTCCCGCCGCCTGACTGCGGCCCTGGGCGGAGCCTGCGCGACCGCGCTGCTGACCGTCGGCCTGCTGCAGGGGTGCGCCCAGCGCGCCGCGGCGCACGGGGCCTCCGCGCGTCGTGCGCCGGCCGCGGCTCGCCGCGACGAGGGGAGCCGCATCGTCCGCATCGCGCTCGCGGTGGGCGCGGCGTCGCCGCGCATCGCAGCCACCGGCGAGTGGCGGCTCTCCGACGCGAGCGGGCGCGCGGTGCTCGCGCGGGCGACCGACGGCGCCGCGTGGACCTTCGAGCGGCAGGGCGCGATGCTGCGCGCGGTGGGGCCCGACGGCAACGCGTCGGTGTGGCGTGAGGGGCCGCTGGTGGCACGCGCGGTGGGGCTGGGCGCGGCGCTCTCGGTCGGCGGCAAGCGGTATCGTGGCGAGCTGCGGGTGTACGCGGCCGACGGCGGCGGCGTCACCGTCGTCAACGCGCTCCCCATCGAGGAGTACCTGCGCGGCGTGGTGCCGCTGGAGCTCAACGCGTTCGCGCCGGCCGACGCGGCCGCGCTGGAGGCGCAGTCCGTCGCGGCGCGCAGCTACACGTACAGCCGGCTCGCCGAGTACCTGCCGCGCGCGCAGGCCGAGGCGCGCGCCCGGCAGCCCTACGACATGCGGGCGACCGTCGCCGATCAGGTCTACGGCGGCATGGACGCCGAGCGCCCCGCGTCGGACCGCGCGATCCGCGCGACGGAAGGATTGGTGCTGCGCTACGGCGGATCCGTCGTGTCCGCGCCCTACTACTCGGCGTGCGGCGGCGCGACCGCGGCCAGCGTCGAGGCCTTCGGGCCGAGCCAGGAGCCGTACCTGCGCAGCGTGAGCGACCGCATCCCGGGCACGGACCGCCACTACTGCGACGCGGCCCCGCGCCACCGCTGGACGCGCGAGTGGGACGCCGACGGGCTGCAGGTGGTGCTCGAGCGCTACCTGCGGCGCTACGCGAGCGGCGAGGCCGCGCGCGCGGCCGGCGCGCCGGTGGGCGTCGTGCGCGCGCTGCAGGTGCAGGGGCACAGCGAATCGGGGCGCGTCGCGGCGCTGGCCGTCTCCACGGACGGCGGACGCTACGTCGTGCGGAGCAACGACATCCGCTACGTGCTGCGCTCCGTCGGTGGCGAGATCCTGCCCAGCACCTATTTTTCCGTCGATGCCGCGGTCGACGGCGACGGCCGCGTGTCGCGCCTGACGCTGCGGGGCAGCGGGAACGGCCACGGCGTCGGCATGTGCCAGTGGGGCGCGATCGGACGCGCGCGCGCCGGCCAGGACTTCCGCACCATCCTCCGCACGTACTATCCAGGGACCTCGGTTGAGCCAGCCGAATGACCGTGCGCGCGCCGGCCGTCGCGCCGGCGCGCGCACGGTCGTCGGCATCGCGGCGGCGATCGTCGCGCTGACGGCGGGACGGGCCGCCGGTGCGCAGACGCCGGTGCCGGCCACACCGCCCGCGCCGCGCGACACGGTGCGCGCGGACTCGGTGCGCGCGGACTCGATCCGCGCCGCGCGCGCCGACTCGCTGCGACGCGCCCCCTCCGACTCGGCCGCGCGCGACAGCGCGGTCGCGCGGGCGATGCGCGCGGGGCGCATGGGCGGGTCGGTGTTCGACCAGGTGGGCGTCGACCGGCTGCGGCTCTCGACCATCGGCGCATCGATCGGCATCGCGCTGCCGCGCCGCGTGGAGCCCACGCAGCTGTACGCGGTGTACGCGGACTACGGCGAGATCGCGCGCGGCGTGCGCGTGGTGTTCGAGACGTCGTACTGGACCTCGCGCTACACGGACGCCGAGGTGCGCGGGCTGGAGCGGGCGATCGGACGCGCGGTCGGCACGGACACGCTGCACTTCGGCCGCATCCGCACGTCGGACCTGACGCTCGCGACCGACGTGCGCTTCTTTCCGGGCGAGCGGCGCGCGGCCCGGCGCGGCGCGCGCGGCGACGCGGCGGTGCTGCGGCCGTTCGTCGGCGGTGGCTTCGCGCTGCACTTCCTCGACATCGAGGGCGTGCCGATCAACGATACGTTCGTCGAGCAGTCGCTCGACGGCGTGGGACTCGGCCTCGCCGCGACGGCGGGGCTGGACGTGGCGCTCCTCCCGAACGTGAGCCTGACGATGCACGCACGGTACGACCTGTTCAGCGGCGCGCACTTCGCGTCGCTGCGCGGCGGCGGCAGCTACCGCTTCGACGCCTCGAGCGCCACGAGCGCGGCGCGCGCGCTGTTCGCGCCACGGGGGCGTCGATGACCCAGCCGCTCCGACTCGCGGTCGCCGGCTGCGGCGCGATCGCGCAGCTCGCGCACCTCCCGGTGCTCGCCAAGATGCGCGGCGTGCAGCTGGTCGCGCTGTGCGACAACGAGGGCGCCCGCGCGCGCGCGCTCGCCGACCGCTTCGAGGTCCCCGACGTCTTCACCGACCTCGAGGAGCTGCTCGAGGCGGACTCCGTCGACGCGCTGATCGTCGCGACGCCCAACCACCTGCACGAGCCGCACGTGCTGAGCGCGCTGCGCGCCGGCGTCGACGTGCTGTGCGAGCGCCCGCTGGCGCTGACGTCGCGCGGCGTGGAGCGCGTGCTGGCCGCGGCGCAGAAGAGCGGGCGCAAGGTGCTCGTGGGGAACAACCACCGCTTCCGCAGCGACGTGCAGGGGCTGTCGCGCTTCGTGAGCACGGGCGAGCTGGGACGCGTGGTGGGCGTGCGCGCGGGCGCGTACGCGCCGCGCCCGCCGCAGGGCTGGCGCCAGCGGCGCGCGGAGGCCGGCGGCGGCGCCTTCCTGGAGCAGGGCTTCAACCTGCTGGACCTCGCGCTCTGGCTGTCGAACTTCGCCCAGCCGGTGCGCGTCTCGGCCCACATGACGCGCGGCCGCGGCGCCAACGCGGTCGAGGAGACGATGCTGGTCGGGCTCGAGCTGGAAGGCGACCTCGCCGTCGGGCTGGACGTCTCGTGGGCGTACGTCGGCGAGCGTGAGCGCAGCTGGTTCGAGGTGCTGTGCTCGCGGGGCAGCGCGCGACTCGCGCCGCTGCGCGTGGTGAAGGAGCTGAACGGCCGTCCGGTGGACGTGTCGCCGTCGGGCGCGTCGGCGCGCGACAGCGCCTTCCTGCAGTCGTACCGCAGCGAGCTGGCGCACTTCGTCGCGGTGCTGCGCGGCGAGACGCCCTACGAGCCGCCGACCGACCAGGTGATCGTCGCGCGCGTGCTGGAGGCGATCTACAAGGCCGCGGACGAGCGCAAGGAAATCCGCCTGTGAGGCGCGTGCGCGCGCTCGCGATGGCGCTGGCCGTCGCGCTCGTCGGACCCCGGACGGCGTCGGCGCAGGGGACGACGGTCACCGTACCGGTGCCGGCCACGCAGGCGGGCCGCGGCGCGGGCGATCGCGCGGACGCGGCGGCCGACGAGGACGGACGCGCGAGCGGTCGCCTGACGGAGGCCGCGCTCGCGGGCGCCGCGAGCGCCGTGGGTGCGGCGGCGCCGGGGCCGCCGGAGCCCACGCCCGCCGACGTGCAGGCTGCCGCCGGGATGCGCGTCTACCTGATGACGATCGGGCAGGGTGACGTCGTGTGGGAGCGCTTCGGGCACAACGCGCTCTGGATCCAGGACCCCGCGCGCGGCACCGACGTCGCGTACAACTGGGGGATGTTCGACTTCGCGCAGCCGAACTTCCTCGGCCGCTTCCTCACCGGCGACACGAAGTACTGGATGGAGGGGTTCGACGCGCGCGCGATGGTGGACCACTATGCGCGCAACGAGAACCGCACCGTGGTCGCGCAGGAGCTGAACCTGACGGCCGAGCAGAAGGCGCGGCTGCGCGCGTACGTCGAGTGGAACGCGCGCGAGGCGAACAAGTTCTATCGCTACGACTACTATCGCGACAACTGCTCGACGCGCGTGCGCGACGCGATCGACCTCGCCGTCGGCGGCGCGCTGCGTCGCGCCATCGGCGGCGCGCCGACGGGCACGTCGTACCGCTCCCACACGCGTCGCCTGGTCGCCGGCAGCGCCGCGACGTACACCGGCATCCA
This region of Roseisolibacter agri genomic DNA includes:
- a CDS encoding YajQ family cyclic di-GMP-binding protein, with amino-acid sequence MPPQHSFDVTTSVDLQEVDNAVNQAQKEVGQRYDFKGTITEIDFSRAEAHIVLRAASDFHMQALFDVLQTKLIRRGVPVKNLDVGELRPAGDDTVRREVRLKMALDADTARKVAAAVKAAKLKKVQASIQGEQVRITSPSRDELQEVIALLRREDFGVELTFGNFR
- a CDS encoding Gfo/Idh/MocA family protein, producing the protein MTQPLRLAVAGCGAIAQLAHLPVLAKMRGVQLVALCDNEGARARALADRFEVPDVFTDLEELLEADSVDALIVATPNHLHEPHVLSALRAGVDVLCERPLALTSRGVERVLAAAQKSGRKVLVGNNHRFRSDVQGLSRFVSTGELGRVVGVRAGAYAPRPPQGWRQRRAEAGGGAFLEQGFNLLDLALWLSNFAQPVRVSAHMTRGRGANAVEETMLVGLELEGDLAVGLDVSWAYVGERERSWFEVLCSRGSARLAPLRVVKELNGRPVDVSPSGASARDSAFLQSYRSELAHFVAVLRGETPYEPPTDQVIVARVLEAIYKAADERKEIRL
- a CDS encoding beta strand repeat-containing protein, giving the protein MARTLAPLAFALVAAACDNSSEPSTPSAVTSVTTNPIAAQARGVVPVTVRVTASNGRALAGQTVTFTVAGGGGAVAPATATTNDAGDATTQWTLGGTVGVQTLNAQVGSLTPLTITANVTAGAPASVAVSAGNTQTGAVNSALATRPAVVVRDAANNPVAGVTVNFTVTSGGGSVPAGTIITDASGVATGPQWTLGPTAGAQTLQATVLANGVTGNPVTFTATATAGAPSQIQATPATQTQTATAGAALASANLPSVTIRDAAGNPVPNVAVTFAITGGGGTGTGLTATTNAQGVATIGGFTLGNTAGPNTITATAAGVTGSATFVINGTAGTAASGTVASGNNQAVRAGSTLQVGPSVRVVDRFGNPVSGVTVNFVVTSGGASLLGATQTTNAQGIATVGGVTLGATPGTATIEARIAGVTTPVVFTAVGLAGAPASITLVSGDSLTVQAFKTATAPFVVQLRDSAGFPVRNATVTFTIAQGGGGTLSSQTVQTDSLGNARVTYTGTGIVGTTTVTAAVAGSTLTPVVFTVTTVPNTPASVTATTPTTVTATAGTVVASSPTIVLRDASGAPVPGVQVLFNTIGGGVQYPVDTTDAQGIASAGQWQLGGQPGEYVVSAVVSYPGGNIAGNPVRFTANAIAVPTNIVITKSAGDAQTAVAGSILPTQPAVLVTSNGAPVAGVTVQFIASGDGVATPMFVQTDASGIARTSWRLQTGAGPNSLSVVVPGTSGSVVFTATGQ
- the rimO gene encoding 30S ribosomal protein S12 methylthiotransferase RimO is translated as MKVALLTLGCDKNTVDSERYLAQLVAHGATPTDDASEAEVILVNTCGFIDAAKQESIDALVQAGQLKIDGACQAVVAVGCMVQRHKQELVEALPEVDLFLGASDVDRLVPELAARGVIAPDPIAEHPGVRQYAGDLPHVRYLKVSEGCDHGCAFCAIPLMRGRHRSFSGEDVVREAQLLELQGAREINLVAQDLAHYGRDRRDGVRLPELLEALLRETSVSWYRNLYLYSTGITPRLLEVIAGNPRIVPYLDMPIQHASDAVLTRMRRPERQRTIREKAARFREAVPGVAIRTTCIVGFPGETEDDFQQLLDFLEETRFDRVGAFTYSPQEGTRAYDLPDDVPEVVKRERLERLMELQREITAERYEERIGRVVPVLVDRAATDEEPAMTRAPWQADDVDGVTWVDTDAAPGSFVEVEIDEVVDDYDFAATARRVLDAPAPAARRSRALPMVAVGSSVGSFGR
- a CDS encoding SpoIID/LytB domain-containing protein codes for the protein MPHHPHPRPAQRAPWRRVRPQSPSRRLTAALGGACATALLTVGLLQGCAQRAAAHGASARRAPAAARRDEGSRIVRIALAVGAASPRIAATGEWRLSDASGRAVLARATDGAAWTFERQGAMLRAVGPDGNASVWREGPLVARAVGLGAALSVGGKRYRGELRVYAADGGGVTVVNALPIEEYLRGVVPLELNAFAPADAAALEAQSVAARSYTYSRLAEYLPRAQAEARARQPYDMRATVADQVYGGMDAERPASDRAIRATEGLVLRYGGSVVSAPYYSACGGATAASVEAFGPSQEPYLRSVSDRIPGTDRHYCDAAPRHRWTREWDADGLQVVLERYLRRYASGEAARAAGAPVGVVRALQVQGHSESGRVAALAVSTDGGRYVVRSNDIRYVLRSVGGEILPSTYFSVDAAVDGDGRVSRLTLRGSGNGHGVGMCQWGAIGRARAGQDFRTILRTYYPGTSVEPAE
- a CDS encoding DUF4105 domain-containing protein, whose translation is MRALAMALAVALVGPRTASAQGTTVTVPVPATQAGRGAGDRADAAADEDGRASGRLTEAALAGAASAVGAAAPGPPEPTPADVQAAAGMRVYLMTIGQGDVVWERFGHNALWIQDPARGTDVAYNWGMFDFAQPNFLGRFLTGDTKYWMEGFDARAMVDHYARNENRTVVAQELNLTAEQKARLRAYVEWNAREANKFYRYDYYRDNCSTRVRDAIDLAVGGALRRAIGGAPTGTSYRSHTRRLVAGSAATYTGIQLALGRPADAPIDAWEESFVPMRLMEHVRRVRVPTAGGAPQPLVLRTDTLYAARREAELASAPSYVIGYALAGLAIGALLLVLGRAGAAGRRGADAGFGVVAGLWTLIVGLAGTALLLAGTVTKHVFMGRNGNLLAVSPLGLVLFIVLLLAVGYRQPAPRMRWRGRAAKLAALLAVLTVLGAIITLLPRVGQESTELFALLVPVHLALWWALRPATGVTRPRSAA